In bacterium, the genomic stretch CCCGCTGCTTGCGGAATTAAGAGAAGTTTTGGTTTTGGAGACAGATTGGGATTAGCTACTCCGGGCCATATTAAGACCATTAAAGGCAGGGATATATTTCCGATTCTTTCCCAGCAGTCAACGCACAGGTCGCAGTATGGAAATTGTCTTGGATGATGCTATGTGGGGAGTTTTTCAGGAAGGATACAGGAAAGGCTATGGAGCAGATATTGACCACGTCAAAAAGCAGGAGGATACCTTCTGGACAGTAGAGATGGCTATCCCCTTTACATGTTTTAAAGAAGAAAAGCGGCGGGCTAACTTCAACCGTAATCGTCCTATATCAGAGGAGGCGGACAGATTAAGGGCGGAAATGAGAGGCTGGAGATATGTGAACGGCAGTAACCATAATGTAGATAAATTTGGTGTTATTTTATTTCAGTAATTAACGTCACATGTAGTGGAGCGGTGGTAGTTGCAGATGGAAGAATTAGTTGAGATGATGGATAGAACGGGTGTTGGTAAGGGTATTCTCTTGCCTGGAATAAGTCCTGAGTGCAGAAAACAATTCTCAACAGTGGAAGATACTATGGATGTTTGTGAGAAATACCCTGGTTCATTCCTTTCTGTAATATTGATCCGAGAAGAGGCGATCCTTATCCATCCACAGATATCTTCCGGTATGGCATGGAAGTTCATTTTTGAAAAGTACAGTGATATCCCAAAAGGCTTATGAGAAGATAGCGTGGAAGAATGCTGAAAAAATTTTACCAAAATAGTTAGAAAGAATACAATGCAAAGAAAATCACAATTGGTCCTATTGGGAGGACCAAAGGCTGTTCAATCTGACTATCGAGATATATTTAAATGGCCGATTATTACTCAGGAAGATGAAAGCGCCGTACTGGAGGTATTGCGGCGCGGGGCTATGTCTGGGACTGATGTTACTGAACAGTTTGAGAAAGAATTTGCCACATGGCAGGGCACTAAATTTGCTTTAGCATTTAATAATGGTACTGCTGCCCTTCAGTCTGCTATGTTTGGTTGCAAAGTCAGTGTAGGGAATGAAATAATTTGCCCAAGTGTTACCTACTGGGCTTCTGCACTTCCTTGTTTTTCATTGGGAGCTACAGTTGTTTTTGCTGATATCGACCCAGAAACTCTGGATGATGTAAAAGCCTTAGCAGTTGATTTAAATGTTGCAGGTAAGGTTCTGCATGAAGGAGGAAAAGTTTTTACCTATCACAATCACCAAATAGAATTTCGGCGATTTGAAGGTCGACTCATGTTGGAGGTTCTCTATGAAGAAACTGATCCCCGATATCTGCAAGGGGAGATCGATACATATTGGGTGCAATATGGCGGTGGTGATCCTGTGGCGTGGTGCAAGCAGCTTAAAGATCGATTGCCGCTTCTACATATGAAAGACTACATAATTACAGCAGAGAACAAGCCTGCCTTCGCTGAAATAGGTTGCGGCAATTTTATCTGGAAGGAGATTGTGACGGCAGCCGAAAAATCCGGTTGCGAATGGTTTATTATCGAACAAGATGTTTGTTCGGGAGATCCCTTCCAATCGCTTAAATTGAGCTTTGAATATGTGAAAGGATCCCTATGTTTCTAGTTATGTTAATTTAAGTTAGTCACTTTTAGAGCTTATATTAAACGAGCCATTGCGACTCAGGAAAAGATGATATCAAAGTGCTAAGTTGCAGAATGTTTTCTTAATGAGACAAGCGAAATTAGAGAGTAAGACTCTGTCATGGTCAGAGTGGGAGAGGGAAAAATGGGTAAGAAACTATTAAGTGAAATTTAAGGAGAAAAATATGAGAGAGACCGAAAATGCATCAAAAGCACCTAGATATTTTATTTTTGACTGTAACGTGAGACTGGGTCATTCAAGAAAAGAAAAACTTCAACACACACAGCCTCAAGATATCATTAATATCATGGGTGAACAAAAGATTTCAAAGGCTTTGTGCTGTCATATTTGGGCAGAGAATGGTGCAGTGATTTTTGGCAATAATCTCCTGATCGATATAACAGAAGAATTTCTTGATAGAATTGAAAGACAATTTGTTGTCCAACCCTTACTTATCAAAAATTATGATGTTTTACTATCTGAGATGAAAGATAAGAAGGTGCGTTCTCTCAAGATATTTACAAATAAGTTTAATCTCGTTATGTGTGAAGAGATATTTGGTGATATCTTTACCTTTTGCCATGAGCACAAAATACCTGTATGGATTAGTGAATCGGAGATTGAATGGAGAGATTTATGCTGGGCGCTTAAAAATTATCCCGCTCTTAATTTTGTTATAACAGACAGCGGCTATAATAAAAACAATATGATGGTCTCATTGATGCGAAACTATGCAAATTTATTTTTTGATATGTCGCATTACAATATCTTTGACGGAATTGTCAGTATGGTAAATGAATTTGGAAGTAAGAGATTTATGTTCGGTTCCAGTTTGCCCAAATATTCGCCAGCAGCTCCAATCAACTTCATATTGGAATCTCGCATTTCCGAAACACAAAAAGCGGATATTCTTGGAAACAACCTTGAGAAATTACTTGGAGATATTAGATATGAATAAGAGAATTATAGATTTCCATACGCATATTGGAGAATGGCAGGAGTATCTCAGGATAAATACGGTAAAGGATTTTCAACAAATATTGTCTGTTATGAATATATGTGGAATTGCAAAATTAGTCCTTTTTGTAGGTGGCACCAATGAAGAGGAAGTACAAAATCATAATGTGTATCAGCTTTACAAAAAATATCCTGATAGAATCATTCCATTCATGGGAATAAATCCGCATTACTCTGATAATATCAGCGAACGGCTTGAAAAGTACGTCAATGAATATCAAATGAAGGGGATAAAACTTCATCCGAACGTCTTCAGACTTTCCGTTAAAGAAAAGGTCTACGACAAGATATTCTCTTTTGCGGATAGACATCAATTAACTGTAATCTCTCACACATGGGAAGGGTCACAATTTTGTGCGCCTGAATTTTTTGGGGAGATTTCCGATACTTACAAAAACGCGACTATTGTT encodes the following:
- a CDS encoding DegT/DnrJ/EryC1/StrS family aminotransferase — protein: MQRKSQLVLLGGPKAVQSDYRDIFKWPIITQEDESAVLEVLRRGAMSGTDVTEQFEKEFATWQGTKFALAFNNGTAALQSAMFGCKVSVGNEIICPSVTYWASALPCFSLGATVVFADIDPETLDDVKALAVDLNVAGKVLHEGGKVFTYHNHQIEFRRFEGRLMLEVLYEETDPRYLQGEIDTYWVQYGGGDPVAWCKQLKDRLPLLHMKDYIITAENKPAFAEIGCGNFIWKEIVTAAEKSGCEWFIIEQDVCSGDPFQSLKLSFEYVKGSLCF
- a CDS encoding amidohydrolase family protein, whose amino-acid sequence is MRETENASKAPRYFIFDCNVRLGHSRKEKLQHTQPQDIINIMGEQKISKALCCHIWAENGAVIFGNNLLIDITEEFLDRIERQFVVQPLLIKNYDVLLSEMKDKKVRSLKIFTNKFNLVMCEEIFGDIFTFCHEHKIPVWISESEIEWRDLCWALKNYPALNFVITDSGYNKNNMMVSLMRNYANLFFDMSHYNIFDGIVSMVNEFGSKRFMFGSSLPKYSPAAPINFILESRISETQKADILGNNLEKLLGDIRYE
- a CDS encoding amidohydrolase family protein, whose amino-acid sequence is MNKRIIDFHTHIGEWQEYLRINTVKDFQQILSVMNICGIAKLVLFVGGTNEEEVQNHNVYQLYKKYPDRIIPFMGINPHYSDNISERLEKYVNEYQMKGIKLHPNVFRLSVKEKVYDKIFSFADRHQLTVISHTWEGSQFCAPEFFGEISDTYKNATIVLGHAGGSKKESAVKTAKKHNVYLELCTSFTFYGSLENMISEIGDDRILFGSDTPFIDPRTTIGWIKGTNISDASKEKIFFKNAETVLNIKAKEE